A DNA window from Vicugna pacos chromosome 36, VicPac4, whole genome shotgun sequence contains the following coding sequences:
- the LOC140691681 gene encoding uncharacterized protein, whose product MDWSKLFNSMPSIVFSLMKQFVTRRRRLEECHRQMQGADIALRLQITRAKKKSQDNWIRARELERENTELRREAAHLKQRLDAICIQRQAEKYMRQEPTPGGPYRLHPSLRPSGPGGAPVRNGSDFRAQEAEETQDYGPRRGPRTIPAPWEDFYPWGCPPEPFIRYRTLAPRRPTCLLGPYPQPISPVIAHARPGVALALASSSYPHAVAQEAQVSGVAVLRWTSSWER is encoded by the exons ATGGActggagcaagttatttaacagcATGCCCAGCATTGTGTTTTCTCTGATGAAACAATTTGTAACTCGTAGGAGAAGGCTTGAAGAATGTCACAGGCAGATGCAGGGAGCAGACATCGCCTTGAGACTCCAG ATCACTCGTGCCAAGAAGAAGTCCCAAGACAACTGG ATCAGGGCTCGGGAGCTGGAGAGGGAAAACACTGAGCTTAGAAGGGAGGCCGCCCACCTGAAACAGAG ATTGGATGCAATCTGCATacagaggcaggcagagaagtACATGAGGCAGGAGCCCACCCCAGGAGGACCGTACAGGCTGCATCCTTCCCTGAGGC CCTCAGGGCCTGGTGGTGCCCCTGTGAGGAACGGCAGCGACTTCCGTGCTCAGGAGGCCGAGGAGACACAA GACTATGGGCCTAGAAGAGGCCCCAGAACTATCCCAGCACCATGGGAAGATTTCTACCCCTGGGGATGTCCACCAGAACCATTCATTAGATACAGGACACTGGCACCTAGAAGACCCACGTGCCTTCTAGGACCTTATCCACAACCTATATCTCCAGTcattg cccatgCAAGACCTGGCGTGGCCCTAGCATTGGCCAGCAGCTCCTACCCGCATGCGGTGGCCCaagaggcccaggtaagtggggtggccgtgctccgttggacgtcgtcctgggaaaggtga